The genomic region TGGTGTTTCCTCCTGCTGATTTGGATGTTATTCCGGATCGCAGCACTACAGATTTTGAAGAAGAAATCCAAGATTTTTACCAAGCTTTAGATGCTGTTCGTCAAGATATTCGTCGCGCCAGTAACCGAATTAGTCAGCACCTTTCAGCGGATGAAAAAGCGCTTTTCGATGTTTATTTAAAAATTCTTGATGACAACTCCATTGCCGGAGAGGTTGTTCGCAAAATCAAGGACGGTAATTGGGCACAGGGTGCATTAAGACAAGTTATTCAAACACATATCCAGCAGTTTAACCGCATGGATGATCCATACCTTCGTGAGCGTGCGTCTGACCTACGCGACCTTGGGCGACGAATTTTATCTCACTTGCAGGAAAAAGCCCCGAATGTTGCAGAGCGTTTCAGCGAGCCGTCTATTATTATCGGTGAAGAACTGACCGCATCTATGTTGGGTGAAATCCCAATTGACAAGATCAAAGGCCTCGTTTCTGTCATGGGTTCTGGTAACTCCCATGTGGCGATATTAGCTCGTGCGATGGGGATTCCTACTGTCATGGGGGCGTTGGATTTACCTTATGCCCAGCTAGATAAAGTGGATCTTATTGTTGATGGCTATCTTGGTAAAATCTACACCCACCCTTCAGAAGCATTAATAGAAAACTATCAGCAGATTGTTGATGAAGAGCGGCTACTAGAAGAAGAGTACGAAACACTTAAAGATTTACCCTGTGAAACGCTTGATGGCCATCGATTATCTTTGTATGTGAATACGGGGTTGTCTGCAGATATTGCTCGTTCCTTGGATCGCGGAGCCGAAGGCATCGGCCTTTATCGTACAGAAGTTCCTTTTATGGTGCGTGATCGTTTTCCCACAGAAGCTGAGCAGGTGATTATTTACCGCCAGCAACTAGAGGGGTTTGCTCCTGCGCCAGTAACGGTTCGTACTTTAGATATCGGTGGTGATAAAGCACTGCCTTATTTTCCAATCAACGAAGCGAACCCATTCTTAGGGTGGCGTGGTATCCGAGTAACCTTAGACCACTTGGAAATTTTCATGGCTCAAATTCGTGCCATGATCAAAGCCAGTGCTGGCCTGCATAATCTAAAAATCATGTTGCCGATGATTTCTAATGTCGCAGAGGTCGAGGAGGCGTTAGCGCTTATTCGTCGGGCTTATGCGGAAGTGAAAGAAGAAGGATACGATGTCAAAATGCCGAGAGTGGGTGTGATGATTGAAATTCCAGCCGCGGTATATCAAGCAAAAGAACTGGCAGGGATGGTCGATTTTCTTTCCGTCGGTAGCAATGATTTAACTCAATACTTATTAGCTGTTGATCGTAATAATCCGCGAGTTGCCGATTTATATAATTCATTTCATCCATCTGTTCTTCGTGCTCTGATCAGCATAGTTGAACAAGTTCAAGATGAAGGTGTCGGTTTAAGTGTGTGTGGTGAAATGGCTGGCGATCCGATGGGCGCTATTTTATTGATGGCCATGGGATATGACGTTTTATCGATGAGTTCGACTAGCCTTCCTAAGGTGAAAGCAGTGATACGAAACATTTCGATGGAACAGGCCCAAGCAATGCTTAGTGAAGTTATGAAACTATCTCATGCCGAAGCGGTCACACAGACCATGACACGACTCATGCGCGAAGCCAATATCGAGCGTTTGATTCGACCATCTAAAACCACAAACGTGGAATAATACCTACCAGAGATTTTTTCTATATGATTTCATATCCAAACATTGATCCTATCGCCATTTCAATAGGGCCAATTTCCGTGCATTGGTACGGTATTATGTATTTAATCGGTTTTGCCGGAGCTTACCTGTGCGGCATGTATCGCGCCAAACGCTCTAATGGGCTTTGGACGCCAGAGATGGTCAGTGATGCGATATTTTATGGTGCACTTGGCGTCATTTTAGGTGGGCGGATTGGTTATATTTTGTTTTATCAGTTTCCTGCTTTTGTGGATAATCCACTTATTCTTGTGCGTATATGGGAAGGTGGTATGTCCTTCCATGGTGGATTGCTAGGTGTTATTACCGCTATGTTCTTCTTCGCTCGTCGCTATAACAAACACCTTGTGGATGTGACTGACTTTCTGGCACCGTTTGTACCAATCGGCTTAGGAGCAGGGCGTTTAGGTAACTTTATTGGCGGCGAATTATGGGGTAAGCCGACAGACGTTCCTTGGGCTATGATCTTCCCTAACGATCCTTTGCAACTTGCTCGCCATCCTTCACAGTTATATCAGTTTGCCCTAGAAGGCGTCGCTCTGTTTTGTATTTTGTGGTTCTTTTCGCAAAGAACAAAGCCACGTTATTGTGTTTCCGGCATGTTCCTACTTTTCTACGGTATTTTCCGAATCCTAGTAGAATTTGTTCGTGAGCCAGATATACAGATTGGTTACCTTGCTTTTGGTTGGCTGACAGAAGGGCAGCTCTTGTCTTTGCCTATGGTGATCATTGGGGCTGGCTTGATTGTTGTTGGATTCAAACTGAAAACCTTTCCGCAAGCCAGTACAGCAAAGTAACTAAGAGAGTTAAGTATGACGCTTAAAACCAGCCACACGGCTGGTTTTTTTATGCTAGTAATTTTAATCTTGCAGGTAGACATCGTTGAGAGGGGGGAGTTATGAGTAATAGAGGAGTGCTGACATTTTTTTGTGGAAAAATGGGCGCAGGTAAATCGACTAAATCTAAAGTATTATCCGTTGAAAAAAACGCCGTGCTGTTATCGGAAGATGATTGGCTTGCTGCTCATTATCCCAATCAAATTCACTCTTTCGATGATTACTTAACTTATTCTGTGTTGATAAAACCTTTTGTAAAAGCACATGTGCAAAATATTCTGCAGACGGGAACCAATGTGGTGATGGATTTTCCTGCCAACACGGTAAGTCAGCGCGCGTGGTTCAAGCAATTATGTTCTGAGATTTACAGCCAGCATGAGCTTGTTCTTCTTGATTTAAGTGACGAGCAATGTCTTGCTCGAATTGCGAAGCGTCGCACTGAGCAGCCTGAACGAGCTCAGTTTGATAACGAAACAGTCTTTCATCATGTTACTCAGTTTTTTCAGGCTCCATCTGATGATGAAGGTCTGAACATTATTAGAAATTAGCTAGGGAAGGTGCGAATAAGTCTACTAAGCCTCAGTCTTTCAGAGAAATCGTCAAATAAGGCGCGACTCTGAAGGAATGTAGGTACCTTTCAAAGAGTCGCAACGATATGTGGCCTGTTATTTTTAATAGTAAGCTCCTGCATTGCCCTAATTACCTACATGGATGTAGGTAATTAGGGCAATGCAGGAGCAATTGCCGAGGGCATGCTCTAAAAGCCTGTATTCTTTGTTGAGCACCTCGAAAATAGAACCACTATTCACATTCGGTACTCGCCTCGAAAAACAGGCTTTTATTCACATGCTGAGACAAGAGGACTTGTTCGCACCTTCCCTAGCATAAAGGACTTAAAATAAATGGAACTGCGTCTCTTATCTCGGCCTGATTCTAGACCTTTGTTGCTGTTTGAAATAGAAAACAGAGCTTGGTTTGAATCGCATATTAATCCACGGGAAGTTAGTTTTTACACTGACCATGGCGTAAAAAAGCATATTGAAGAGTTTCTTTCGCAACATCAAAGAAAAACTATGCTGCCGATGCTTATTATTGACGATGGTGGCGAGATTGCTGGACGTGTCAATTTAACGGATATTAATCTGGTATTGAGCGAAGCTTATTTAGGCTATCGAATAGGTGAAAAGTTTGCCGGACGTGGCATTGCCAAACGTGCCGTTAAAGAAATGATTCAACTCGCTAACGAGCTTAATCTACAAACCTTAATCGCTTTTGTCTCTGTGGATAATATTGCCTCGCAGAAAGTACTGACACACAGCGGATTTGTTGAAATC from Marinomonas rhizomae harbors:
- the ptsP gene encoding phosphoenolpyruvate--protein phosphotransferase, encoding MLSLLRRITQEVTAAQSLSAALDIIVRRVRRAMRAEVCSIYLVDKNTKEYILMATRGLNADVAGNVSLQADEGLVSLVGRRAEPVNLEDAHIHPSFHYLKGSGEERYRSFLGVPIIHHRQVLGVLVVQHEDKRRFDEGEEAFLITLSAQLAGVIAHAEATGAITSINPNVIPSGSDFRYKGIPGSSGVAIGRGVVVFPPADLDVIPDRSTTDFEEEIQDFYQALDAVRQDIRRASNRISQHLSADEKALFDVYLKILDDNSIAGEVVRKIKDGNWAQGALRQVIQTHIQQFNRMDDPYLRERASDLRDLGRRILSHLQEKAPNVAERFSEPSIIIGEELTASMLGEIPIDKIKGLVSVMGSGNSHVAILARAMGIPTVMGALDLPYAQLDKVDLIVDGYLGKIYTHPSEALIENYQQIVDEERLLEEEYETLKDLPCETLDGHRLSLYVNTGLSADIARSLDRGAEGIGLYRTEVPFMVRDRFPTEAEQVIIYRQQLEGFAPAPVTVRTLDIGGDKALPYFPINEANPFLGWRGIRVTLDHLEIFMAQIRAMIKASAGLHNLKIMLPMISNVAEVEEALALIRRAYAEVKEEGYDVKMPRVGVMIEIPAAVYQAKELAGMVDFLSVGSNDLTQYLLAVDRNNPRVADLYNSFHPSVLRALISIVEQVQDEGVGLSVCGEMAGDPMGAILLMAMGYDVLSMSSTSLPKVKAVIRNISMEQAQAMLSEVMKLSHAEAVTQTMTRLMREANIERLIRPSKTTNVE
- the lgt gene encoding prolipoprotein diacylglyceryl transferase is translated as MISYPNIDPIAISIGPISVHWYGIMYLIGFAGAYLCGMYRAKRSNGLWTPEMVSDAIFYGALGVILGGRIGYILFYQFPAFVDNPLILVRIWEGGMSFHGGLLGVITAMFFFARRYNKHLVDVTDFLAPFVPIGLGAGRLGNFIGGELWGKPTDVPWAMIFPNDPLQLARHPSQLYQFALEGVALFCILWFFSQRTKPRYCVSGMFLLFYGIFRILVEFVREPDIQIGYLAFGWLTEGQLLSLPMVIIGAGLIVVGFKLKTFPQASTAK
- a CDS encoding AAA family ATPase produces the protein MSNRGVLTFFCGKMGAGKSTKSKVLSVEKNAVLLSEDDWLAAHYPNQIHSFDDYLTYSVLIKPFVKAHVQNILQTGTNVVMDFPANTVSQRAWFKQLCSEIYSQHELVLLDLSDEQCLARIAKRRTEQPERAQFDNETVFHHVTQFFQAPSDDEGLNIIRN
- a CDS encoding GNAT family N-acetyltransferase, which encodes MELRLLSRPDSRPLLLFEIENRAWFESHINPREVSFYTDHGVKKHIEEFLSQHQRKTMLPMLIIDDGGEIAGRVNLTDINLVLSEAYLGYRIGEKFAGRGIAKRAVKEMIQLANELNLQTLIAFVSVDNIASQKVLTHSGFVEIKIHENFAEVQDKNINCIEYQKIVKERDDSFS